In one window of bacterium DNA:
- a CDS encoding alcohol dehydrogenase: protein MAGRASDVEPGNGDVRAAGRVMVAATLLRPGALELREAPVPDPGPGELVVRVEAALTCGTDVKTFQRGHPKFPLPSPLGHEFSGVVAAVCAGVRGWREGDPVALVPTAPCGACRLCRRGRESLCPDAVGRMVLGAFAEYVRVPAHIVAVNVFPRPAGMAPEVAAALEPLACVVHGADRVALDRAETVVIVGDGAIALLMLQLAKLRGAGRVLVAGKHAGRLAVARALGADAVLAVTSTPLEEAVNEWTGGQGADVAIECVGRPETWEATASLAGTGGEVLLYGGCAAGTRASFDTYAVHYREVDLKGAFHYGRADVRRALELLSGGAVRVAPLITHRRRLGALGEALELAASRDAIKVAVEP, encoded by the coding sequence GTGGCGGGCCGCGCGTCTGACGTGGAGCCAGGGAACGGCGACGTGCGCGCGGCGGGGCGCGTGATGGTCGCGGCGACCCTGCTGCGCCCCGGCGCGCTCGAGCTGCGCGAGGCGCCGGTGCCGGACCCCGGGCCGGGCGAGCTGGTCGTGCGGGTCGAGGCTGCGCTGACGTGCGGGACGGACGTGAAGACGTTCCAGCGCGGTCACCCGAAGTTCCCGCTGCCCTCGCCCCTGGGCCACGAGTTCTCGGGCGTGGTCGCGGCCGTGTGCGCCGGCGTGCGGGGCTGGCGCGAGGGTGACCCGGTCGCCCTCGTGCCCACCGCGCCGTGTGGCGCGTGCCGGCTGTGTCGCCGGGGACGCGAGAGTCTGTGCCCCGATGCCGTCGGCCGCATGGTGCTGGGCGCGTTCGCGGAGTACGTGCGCGTGCCGGCGCACATCGTGGCGGTGAACGTCTTCCCGCGGCCGGCCGGCATGGCGCCCGAGGTCGCGGCCGCGCTGGAGCCGCTCGCGTGCGTGGTGCACGGCGCGGACCGGGTGGCGCTGGACCGCGCGGAGACCGTGGTGATCGTGGGCGACGGCGCCATTGCGCTGCTCATGCTCCAGCTCGCGAAGCTGCGCGGCGCGGGCCGTGTGCTCGTGGCTGGCAAGCATGCAGGTCGGCTCGCGGTGGCGCGGGCGTTGGGCGCGGATGCGGTGCTGGCTGTCACCTCGACGCCGCTCGAGGAGGCGGTGAACGAATGGACCGGCGGCCAGGGCGCGGACGTGGCGATCGAGTGCGTGGGCCGGCCGGAGACGTGGGAGGCGACGGCGTCGCTGGCGGGCACCGGGGGCGAGGTCCTGTTATACGGCGGGTGTGCGGCGGGCACGCGCGCGAGCTTTGACACGTACGCCGTGCACTATCGTGAGGTGGACCTGAAGGGCGCGTTCCATTACGGGCGCGCGGACGTGCGGCGCGCGCTGGAGCTGCTCTCCGGCGGCGCCGTGCGGGTCGCGCCGCTGATCACCCATCGTCGTCGTCTGGGCGCGCTCGGCGAGGCGCTGGAGCTGGCGGCCTCGCGCGACGCCATCAAAGTGGCGGTGGAGCCGTAG
- a CDS encoding sorbitol dehydrogenase: METAERIPERMRVARLYRWGDVRVEEVPVPRPGRGEALVRIEACGVCGTDALVWYVERKAPAVLGHEPAGVVVAVGDGVASVRVGDRVFVHHHAPCLECAECRRGLWSSCPTWRASSLDPGAFAEYVRVPALNLERDTLVLPDTVSFDQAVFIEPLATCIRAVRRQGRLEPGDAVLVIGLGAMGLLMLSAARAYGAGPVLGSDFVADRRELALRRGADEVYDPGVEDVTSAVRAATHGRGADVVIVCPGDAGAIRAGLAAAAPGGRVVCFTPLSPEEYLEVDLSPLYFREVTLTQSYSCGPDETREALRLIESGEVEVASLITHRGGLEDVAEALERARGKAEGIKTVIYPGRKTGDQANVPAGAGGRMNRADA; encoded by the coding sequence GTGGAAACGGCAGAGCGGATCCCGGAGCGCATGCGCGTCGCACGGCTGTACCGTTGGGGCGACGTGCGCGTCGAGGAGGTGCCCGTGCCCCGGCCGGGGCGGGGCGAGGCGCTGGTGCGGATCGAGGCGTGCGGCGTCTGCGGCACGGACGCGCTGGTCTGGTACGTGGAGCGCAAGGCGCCCGCGGTGCTGGGCCACGAGCCGGCAGGGGTGGTGGTGGCGGTGGGGGACGGCGTGGCGTCCGTTCGCGTGGGCGACCGGGTCTTCGTCCATCATCACGCGCCCTGTCTGGAGTGTGCGGAGTGCCGGCGGGGGCTGTGGTCGAGCTGCCCGACGTGGCGCGCGAGCTCGTTGGACCCGGGCGCGTTCGCGGAGTACGTGCGCGTGCCGGCGCTCAACCTCGAGCGGGACACGCTTGTGCTGCCGGACACGGTGAGCTTCGACCAGGCGGTGTTCATCGAGCCTCTGGCCACGTGCATCCGCGCGGTTCGGCGGCAGGGGCGGCTGGAGCCAGGGGATGCGGTGCTGGTCATCGGCCTGGGCGCCATGGGGCTGCTCATGCTGAGCGCGGCGCGGGCGTACGGCGCGGGCCCGGTGCTGGGCAGCGACTTCGTCGCCGATCGGCGCGAGCTCGCGCTGCGGCGCGGTGCCGACGAGGTGTACGACCCGGGGGTGGAGGACGTGACGTCCGCGGTGCGCGCGGCCACGCACGGCCGAGGTGCCGACGTCGTCATCGTGTGCCCCGGCGATGCGGGCGCGATCCGGGCGGGACTCGCCGCGGCAGCGCCGGGCGGTCGGGTCGTCTGCTTCACGCCGCTGTCGCCGGAGGAGTACCTCGAGGTGGACCTCTCGCCGCTCTATTTCCGGGAGGTCACGCTGACGCAGAGCTACTCGTGCGGGCCGGACGAGACGCGGGAGGCGCTGCGGCTCATCGAGTCTGGCGAGGTGGAGGTCGCGTCCCTGATCACGCACCGCGGCGGGTTGGAGGACGTGGCCGAGGCGTTGGAGCGGGCGCGGGGCAAGGCGGAGGGGATCAAGACGGTGATCTATCCCGGTCGGAAGACGGGCGACCAGGCGAACGTGCCGGCGGGAGCCGGCGGGAGGATGAATCGTGCCGACGCGTGA
- a CDS encoding HAD family hydrolase, producing MPTREEALQLLEEWVENPGLRGHMKAVEAAVRWYARSFGEDEELWGLAGLLHDLDWEKYPDEHPLKAVEELRKRGYPEEVLHAILAHRPDFTGVQPETPLDRALAACDELAGMITAVALVRPNGIEDLTPKSVKKKLKDPTFARGVSREDVQRGPELLGIDLDQHIANVIAAMREIAEELGLTAAQVSAKGG from the coding sequence GTGCCGACGCGTGAGGAAGCGCTCCAGTTGCTCGAGGAGTGGGTCGAGAACCCCGGACTCCGGGGGCACATGAAGGCGGTGGAGGCGGCGGTGCGGTGGTATGCGCGCTCCTTCGGCGAGGATGAAGAGCTGTGGGGGCTCGCGGGGCTGCTCCATGACCTGGACTGGGAGAAGTACCCGGATGAGCACCCGCTCAAGGCCGTCGAGGAGCTGCGGAAGCGGGGCTACCCGGAAGAGGTGCTGCATGCGATCCTCGCCCACCGTCCGGACTTCACCGGAGTGCAGCCGGAGACGCCGCTGGACCGCGCGCTGGCGGCGTGCGACGAGCTGGCCGGCATGATCACCGCCGTCGCGCTGGTGCGGCCGAACGGGATCGAGGACCTCACCCCCAAGTCGGTGAAGAAGAAGTTGAAGGATCCGACGTTCGCCCGCGGAGTGAGCCGCGAAGACGTCCAGCGCGGCCCCGAGCTGCTGGGCATCGACCTGGACCAGCACATCGCCAACGTGATCGCGGCGATGCGAGAGATCGCGGAGGAGCTGGGGCTCACGGCCGCGCAGGTGAGCGCGAAGGGCGGGTGA
- the carB gene encoding carbamoyl phosphate synthase large subunit (four CarB-CarA dimers form the carbamoyl phosphate synthetase holoenzyme that catalyzes the production of carbamoyl phosphate; CarB is responsible for the amidotransferase activity), giving the protein MPRRDDLHTILLIGSGPIVIGQACEFDYSGTQAVRALKEEGYRVVLVNSNPATIMTDPDLADRTYIEPITAEWVERIIEREKPDALLPTMGGQTALNVALELHDAGVLEKHGVELIGADARAIRVAEDREEFAAAMRRIGLKVPTGGFARSLEDAWRIVEEIGYPAIIRPSFTLGGTGGGIAYNREELEEAVRRGLEQSPIGEVLIDRSVIGWKEFELEVMRDSADNVVIVCSIENFDPMGVHTGDSITVAPAQTLSDVEYQRMRDAAIAIIREVGVAAGGCNIQFAVNPADGEMLVIEMNPRVSRSSALASKATGFPIARIGAKLAVGYRLDELPNDITKSTPASFEPVLDYVVVKFPRFAFEKFPGADPTLGVQMKAVGEVMAIGRTFKQAWQKGLRGLETGLAGWETGARPQDDGLADDSPETLRNALRRPTAERPAQLKRALQQGFSISELHELTGIDPWFLAQLAELVEAERWWMKLGRDEGEGGGEGGLGLKGIGRDEIRRMKRLGFSDRQLAKLRGVTEKEVRELRWSLGVRPTYHMVDTCAGEFPAATPYLYSSYEDESEAPPSDRPKVIILGSGPNRIGQGIEFDYCCVQAALALKEDGFETIMVNSNPETVSTDFDVADKLYFEPLTLEDVIEIVERERPVGVIVQLGGQTPLRLAKALEELGVPILGTSVDAIDRAEDRDRFAEVCRQIGATVPPNGVATSADEALAVVREIGFPVLVRPSYVLGGRAMEIVYDEASLLDYFERAVRASPDHPVLIDRFIEDAFEADVDALSDGERVVIAGVMQHIEDAGVHSGDSACVLPPYLLRDSDIQEMRRLTTLFAKELGVVGLINVQFAIKDGTVYVLEVNPRASRTVPFVAKATGVPFARLAARVMAGKRLDELGITPTGDGSGSDFPIPGIAVKEAVFPFNKFDVDVILGPEMRSTGEVMGFDESFGLAFAKAEISAGMPLPLEGTVIVTVNDSDKPTVMPIASRFHELGFRILATEGTQRYLAARGVPAQRVFKVGEGRPNIVDLMISGEVQLLINTPLGARSQYDDYAMRRAAIAYKIPYCTTMSAAAAACEAVIALRSRKPQVRSLQERFAAAQSPAKRRPVVA; this is encoded by the coding sequence GTGCCGCGCCGCGACGACCTCCACACGATCCTCCTCATCGGATCGGGCCCGATCGTCATCGGGCAGGCCTGCGAATTCGACTATTCCGGAACGCAAGCGGTCCGGGCCCTCAAGGAAGAGGGCTACCGGGTGGTGCTGGTCAACAGCAACCCGGCCACGATCATGACGGACCCGGACCTTGCGGACCGCACCTACATCGAGCCGATCACCGCCGAGTGGGTCGAGCGCATCATCGAGCGTGAGAAGCCGGACGCGCTGCTGCCCACCATGGGCGGGCAGACGGCGCTGAACGTGGCGCTCGAGCTGCACGACGCCGGCGTGCTGGAGAAGCACGGCGTCGAGCTGATCGGCGCGGACGCCCGCGCAATCCGCGTGGCGGAGGACCGGGAGGAGTTCGCCGCCGCGATGCGTCGCATCGGCCTGAAGGTGCCGACGGGCGGGTTCGCCCGCTCGCTCGAGGACGCCTGGCGGATCGTCGAGGAGATCGGCTACCCGGCGATCATCCGGCCGTCGTTCACGCTGGGCGGCACGGGCGGCGGGATCGCCTACAACCGGGAAGAGCTGGAGGAGGCGGTCCGGCGGGGGCTGGAGCAGTCGCCGATCGGCGAGGTGCTGATCGACCGCTCGGTCATCGGGTGGAAGGAGTTCGAGCTCGAGGTCATGCGGGACAGCGCGGACAACGTTGTCATCGTGTGCTCGATCGAGAACTTCGACCCGATGGGCGTGCACACGGGTGACTCGATCACGGTGGCGCCGGCGCAGACGCTCTCCGACGTCGAGTACCAGCGGATGCGGGACGCGGCGATCGCGATCATCCGCGAGGTCGGCGTGGCGGCGGGCGGGTGCAACATCCAATTCGCGGTGAACCCCGCGGACGGCGAGATGCTGGTGATCGAGATGAACCCGCGGGTCTCGCGGTCCTCGGCGCTGGCCTCGAAGGCGACGGGGTTCCCGATCGCGCGGATCGGCGCGAAGCTCGCCGTGGGCTACCGCCTGGACGAGCTGCCGAACGACATCACGAAGTCCACGCCGGCGTCGTTCGAGCCGGTGCTGGACTACGTGGTCGTGAAGTTCCCGCGGTTCGCGTTCGAGAAGTTCCCCGGCGCGGATCCCACCCTGGGCGTGCAGATGAAGGCCGTGGGCGAGGTCATGGCCATCGGCCGCACGTTCAAGCAGGCGTGGCAGAAGGGGCTGCGCGGGCTGGAGACGGGGCTGGCCGGCTGGGAGACGGGCGCGCGGCCGCAGGACGACGGTCTGGCGGACGACTCGCCCGAGACGCTGCGCAACGCGCTGCGGCGGCCCACGGCGGAGCGGCCGGCACAGCTCAAGCGCGCGCTGCAGCAGGGGTTCAGCATCTCGGAGCTGCACGAGCTGACGGGCATTGACCCGTGGTTCCTGGCGCAGCTCGCGGAGCTGGTGGAGGCCGAGCGCTGGTGGATGAAGCTGGGCCGGGACGAGGGCGAGGGCGGGGGCGAGGGTGGCCTCGGATTGAAGGGCATCGGCCGTGACGAGATCCGGCGCATGAAGCGGCTGGGCTTCAGCGACCGGCAGCTGGCGAAGCTGCGGGGTGTGACGGAGAAGGAGGTGCGCGAGCTGCGCTGGTCCCTCGGCGTGCGGCCGACCTATCACATGGTGGACACGTGCGCGGGCGAGTTCCCGGCCGCGACGCCGTACCTCTACTCCTCGTACGAGGACGAGAGCGAAGCGCCGCCGTCGGACCGGCCCAAGGTGATCATCCTGGGCAGCGGGCCGAACCGGATCGGGCAGGGGATCGAGTTCGACTACTGCTGTGTCCAGGCCGCGCTGGCGCTCAAGGAGGACGGGTTCGAGACCATCATGGTGAACTCGAACCCGGAGACGGTGTCCACGGACTTCGACGTCGCGGACAAGCTGTACTTCGAGCCGCTCACGCTCGAGGACGTGATCGAGATCGTGGAGCGGGAGCGGCCGGTGGGCGTGATCGTGCAGCTCGGCGGCCAGACGCCGTTGCGGCTGGCGAAGGCGCTGGAGGAGCTGGGCGTCCCGATCCTGGGCACGAGCGTGGACGCGATCGACCGGGCGGAGGATCGGGATCGCTTCGCGGAGGTGTGTCGCCAGATCGGTGCCACGGTGCCGCCGAACGGCGTGGCCACGAGCGCGGACGAGGCGCTGGCGGTCGTGCGCGAGATCGGGTTCCCGGTGCTGGTGCGGCCATCGTACGTGCTGGGCGGCCGGGCGATGGAGATCGTGTACGACGAGGCCTCGCTCCTGGACTATTTCGAGCGGGCGGTGCGGGCGTCGCCGGACCACCCGGTGCTGATCGACCGGTTCATCGAGGACGCGTTCGAGGCGGACGTGGACGCGCTGTCCGATGGCGAGCGGGTGGTGATTGCGGGAGTGATGCAGCACATCGAGGACGCGGGCGTCCACTCCGGCGACTCGGCCTGCGTGCTGCCGCCGTATCTGCTGCGCGACTCGGACATCCAGGAGATGCGCCGGCTGACGACGCTGTTCGCGAAGGAGCTGGGCGTCGTCGGGTTGATCAACGTCCAGTTCGCCATCAAGGACGGCACGGTCTACGTGCTGGAGGTGAACCCTCGTGCGTCCCGGACGGTGCCGTTCGTGGCGAAGGCGACGGGGGTGCCGTTCGCGCGGCTGGCGGCGCGGGTGATGGCGGGGAAGCGGCTGGACGAACTGGGCATCACGCCCACGGGCGATGGGTCGGGCTCGGACTTCCCGATCCCGGGCATCGCCGTGAAAGAGGCGGTGTTCCCGTTCAACAAGTTCGACGTGGATGTGATCCTCGGCCCGGAGATGCGTTCGACGGGCGAGGTGATGGGGTTCGACGAGTCGTTCGGGCTGGCGTTCGCCAAGGCGGAGATCTCTGCGGGAATGCCGTTGCCGCTGGAGGGCACGGTGATCGTGACGGTGAACGACAGCGACAAGCCGACGGTGATGCCCATCGCCAGCCGGTTCCACGAGTTGGGCTTCCGCATCCTCGCGACGGAGGGCACGCAGCGGTATCTGGCCGCGCGCGGCGTGCCGGCGCAGCGGGTGTTCAAGGTGGGCGAGGGTCGGCCGAACATCGTGGACCTGATGATCAGCGGCGAGGTCCAGTTGCTGATCAACACGCCGCTGGGCGCCCGCTCGCAATACGACGACTACGCGATGCGGCGCGCGGCCATTGCGTACAAGATCCCCTACTGCACGACGATGTCCGCGGCGGCCGCCGCGTGCGAGGCGGTGATCGCGCTGCGCTCGCGCAAGCCGCAGGTGCGGAGTCTCCAGGAGCGGTTCGCGGCCGCGCAGTCGCCGGCGAAGCGCAGGCCGGTCGTGGCGTGA